The genomic segment AATAATAGATATTTGGGTGCTGCTATGATTGCTCCATTTATAGTGTTTGTATTTCTTGGGGGAATTTATCTTAAATGCTTTATATTTGCATTGTCAGCGATGGCTTTGTGGGAATTTTACAATGCATTAAAAGAGAATGATTTTAAACCAATGAGAAGTGCAGGATATATCCTGTTGATAATATATTATCTTTTGAATAACAATTTCGAAAATATGATGTATGTTGTTGTTGCTGCAACGTTCATATTATTGATATTTCCGGTTATAAACTTGAAATACACTTTTATTGACACATCACTAACATTGCTTGGTTTTATATATTGTGGAATTTTATTTAGTTTTGTGTATCTTGTTAATGTGAAAGCACATGGTGAATTTTTAGTTTGGATTATATTTATAGGATCATGGCTTTCAGATACAGCTGCTTTTTATAGTGGAAAGCTTTTTGGAAAGCACAAACTTTCACCTAAAGTTTCACCTAAGAAAACCATAGAAGGTTCAATAGGAGGCCTTATAGGGGCGACTGTTTTTACAGGTATATTTGGAATAGTAGTACAAAAGTATGTTAATATTATGCCAATATATAATTATTTTATTATTGGTATTTTATGCGGATTATTTGGACAATTAGGAGATTTGGTTGCATCCTCAATAAAAAGATATGTAGGAGTGAAAGATTATAGTAATTTAATTCCTGGCCATGGGGGAGTTCTAGATAGATTCGATAGTATAATTTTTTCAGCAGCAGCAGTATTTTATTACTTAACTTTTATAATAAAGATTTAAAAATTAGAGAGAAATTAAGCGTTATATAGTATAACTTATATAAGGCTTAATTTTTTTGCGTTAACTGAACTTTTAGATTTACAAAGAATTCACAAGTTTGTAATCTCTAAGGATTTATATTCAAGCTAAATCTGCAGATGAGTTATGGAAAAGATTGATTCAGAAAGCTATGGCTTATAAAAAGAATAAAAAAGAAAATATATTCGCCTGTTAAATTTTTCTCTCATAAGTTTGAAAAAGCCAGATGCGTAAAAAAATCTACACATATGAAAAGAGTGCGAAGCACAATACGGAACTTAATAGCAGTCATCTTTAATTTTTTTATATAAGTTAAGTTATGAAGTTTTTAACAGAAGATGATTGGCATATAATATACAAATATTAATAATTATTAGGTTAGTGAGGTGAAGAATATTTTTAAAACTTATAAGAAACTTTTCTCACTTTTATTGTCTTTTGTATTTGTATTAATAGGAACTTTTTTTATAAAATACTATTTTAAGCCGTTTTTATCAATGATTATAATAATCATAGTATGTACTCCTATATACAAAATAATGATTAAGGCTAAAATACCAAGTAAAATTGCGGGGGCTTTAAGTATTGTTACTGTCAATATTATTATAATACTTGTGACAATATATTTGGGAAGTGAAATTTTTTATATAATAAAAAAATTATACCTAACAAATTTAGAATGGATAGAGAAATTTATTCAGGATATTTCAGTTGCGTTAAATGTAAATTTTAATAACTTGGAAATTGGAAAGAGTGTAATATCTATAATTAATGATCAGAATATAAGGAAGGGAGCAGTAAATACTGGGGATAGTGTTTTAGCCTATTTTATAGGAAACATATGTGCCTTTTTTATATTGATTGATAAATCAAAAATCTTAGAATTAATTTCTATGTTACTTCCAAAGGAAATGATGATGAGATTTAGAGATCAAAAAGAAAATTTTACTCAAATGATTGGAATAGAGGGGATCTTAGTCATAATTTCAACTATGGAGATAATAATGGGCTTTTGTATACTTGGGGTATCGAATTTTTTTGCACTTGGTATAGTGTGTGGAATCTTAGATGTATTACCATATGTTGGAACTATAATTGTATTTATCCCGATTATAATATACAATATTATAATGAAGAATTTCCTTACTGCATTTGGTCTTATATGTCTATATATACTAGTGCAAGTTATTAGGGAAATACTAGAGGCTAAATTTTTAGGCGATAAATTAGATATGCACCCTCTTGTTATATTGTTATCTATATACATAGGAGTGAAAATATTTGGTGTTTTAGGTATATTAATTGGCCCAATGTATAGCATTCTAGCAAAAGAAATAATTTATAGTACTGAGTGATTATGAAGAATAAAGAATCTTAGTTTGATTTAAATAATTTATTTAAAGTTAATTGAGACGCTTTTAATCTTCGAATTAAACCTTAAGCAGTACTGATTAAGATTTGCTTTTAGGAGGAAAAATAATGAAAAACATTTCTATACTAGGGGCTACGGGTTCGATAGGATCTCAGACCTTAGATGTAATAAGAAAATCAAATGGAGAACTAAAGCTTATAGGAGTAACAGCAAACACATCTGTAAAAAAAGTTATTGAGATAATTGAAGAATTCAAACCTTTTTATGTAGGTATGATGGATGCTGCAAGTGCTCACGAAATAAAAAAATATTGTGAAGAGCATGATAAAAAGATTAAAGTATTGGAAGGTATAGAAGGACTTGATGAGATAGCTTCTTTAAATGAAATTGATATGGTAGTAACTTCTGTAGTTGGAATGATAGGATTAGAGCCAACTATGAAAGCTATAGAGGCAAAAAAGGACATTGCTCTTGCCAATAAGGAAACTTTGGTTGTAGCAGGCGAAATTGTAATGAAAGCTGCCAAAGAGAACAATGTAAAAATATTTCCAGTGGATTCGGAACACAGTGCTATATTTCAATGCTTAAGGGGGAATGATATAAATACTTTAAGAAAAATAATTTTAACTGCTTCAGGAGGACCTTTTAGAGGAAGAACTTTAGAAAATCTTGAAGATATAAAGGTGGAAGATGCACTGAAACATCCAAAATGGAATATGGGGAGAAAAATTTCCATAGATTCTGCGACACTTATGAATAAAGGACTTGAAGTGATAGAAGCACATTGGCTTTTTAACTGTGATTACGATAATATACAGGTCGTAGTTCATCCACAAAGTATTGTGCATTCGATGGTAGAATATAATGATGGAAGTATAGTTGCACAACTTGGAGCACAGGATATGAGATTACCAATACAATATGCTCTACTTTACGAAAATAGGGAAAAGCGTATTGCAGATACGATAGATTTTTATGAAATATCTCAATTAACATTTGAAAAACCTGATATAAATACTTTTAAAGCTTTAAGTTTAGCGTTTAAAGCTGGGAAAGCAGGCGGACTTATGCCAACTATTTTAAATGGGGCAAATGAAGCGGCGGTAGAGCTATTTTTAGATAGAAAGATAAAATTTTTACAAATAGCTGACATAATAGAAAGATGTATGGAAGTATTCAAAGCTCAGGCAAACAAGGAATTAACCCTAGAAAACATTATTGATTTAGATAAAGAAGTTAAGGAATATGTAATAAAAAATGCGGTACTTTAAGGAGGGAAAAATTTAATATGTATATAATTTTGGCTATATTAGCATTTGGAGTCTTAATAATAGTTCATGAGCTTGGACATTTTACATTAGCGAAACTTAATGGAGTAAGAGTAGAAGAATTTTCAATTGGGATGGGACCCAAAATTTTTTCCAACCAAGGAAAAGAAACACAATATTCTTTGAGATTATTTCCAATAGGTGGATATGTAAAAATGATGGGAGAAGAAGAAAGTGTTGAAGATGAAAGAAGTTTTTCAGCAAAATCTCCGTTGAGAAGGATAAGTATAATAATTGCTGGTGTATTTATGAATTATGTATTAGCGATAGTTATTTTTACTTTCTTTATACATGCGTTTGGGTACACAAATAAGATTCCGACTGGCGTTACTCCAGACTCACCGGCTTCAGAAGCAGGGATTTTACCAGGAGATAAAATAGTGAAAGTAAATGGAATGAGAGCTTTCTCATACGATAATATTTCGGCTGGAATAGTATTATCAAATGGAAATCCAGTGGATATTTCTATTGAAAGAAATGGAGAAAAGAAAGACGTTGTAGTAACACCAAAGAAGAATGAACAAGGCCAATTGTTAATAGGACTTAATTTTGAAAGAGTTCAAAATCCAGGATATGCTGAGAGCTTTAAGCAAAGTTTTAATCAGACAGCATCGTTAGTTTCTCAAACTTTTAAAGGTTTAGAGATGATATTCACAGGTAAGGCAAATTTAAAAACTGATGTAGGTGGTCCACTTACAATAGTTAAGATGTCAGCAGAAACTGCTAAAGCTGGAATTTGGCCACTACTTTACTTTACTGCTTTTTTAAGTGTTAATTTAGCTGTTTTTAATCTCTTACCTTTCCCAGCTTTAGATGGAGGCTGGTGTGTGATATTACTTATAGAGTTAATAACTAGAAGAAAAGTTCCGGATAAAATAGTTGGAGTTTTAAATTATATAGGATTTGCTGCACTTATAGGCTTGATGATATTAGTAACAATAAAAGATATATTGTTTCCTGTAAAGTTCTAGGAATAAAAAATGATTTTATAACTATAAAAAACTTGCATTCAGATTTGAAGTGATTCTTATATGGATGCAAGTTTGCTAAGTTTAATGTATTAAGCTTACTATACATAATTTTAATAATGTACAATTTATAAAAATTATAAGATGATATTAAAAGTAGTATTAGAAATATTTTTATAAAAGAAAAATGTACAAGAATATATATGATGCAATGCACAATTCACAATTACGGCTAAAATTCTTGCAATATTTTTAGAATTATGATGAAGAATTATTTTTGCAATATATATAATGTTTATATTTTAGGTTAATTATAATTAGAGGAGATACATTGTATGGAAAGAAGAAAATCTAGAAAAGTCAAGGTTGGAAATGTATTTGTTGGAGGGGATTCACCTGTCACAGTACAATCAATGACAAACACTCGTACTAAGGATGTAGAAAGTACTTTGAATCAAATAGAAAAGCTATATAACGCTGGATGTGATATCATAAGATGCGCAGTTTTGGATATGGAAGATGCAGAAAGCCTAGGGGAAATTACAAAAAGATCTCCAATCCCAGTAGTTGCAGATATACATTTTGATTACAAATTAGCGCTAAAAGCAATAGAAAATGGTGTTTCAGCTCTTAGAATAAATCCTGGTAATATAGGAAGTGTAGATAGAATAAAAATACTTAAGGAAGCTTGTAGTGAGAAAAAGATACCAATAAGAATAGGTGTTAATTCTGGGTCTCTAGAAAAAGATATTCTAGAAAAATATGGCATGCCAACTGCAGAGGGTTTGGTTGAAAGTGCTTTAAGGCATGTTAAAATTTTAGAGGATTTAGACTTTCACGATATTGTGATATCCATAAAATCATCTAGTGTACAAATGATGATAGAATGTTACAGATTGATAGCAGAAAAATGTGACTACCCTCTTCATTTAGGAGTGACAGAAGCAGGAACTATTCAAAGAGGGACAATTAAATCAAGTATAGGAATAGGGACGCTTCTTGCAGAAGGAATAGGTGATACTATAAGGGTATCATTAACCACTGATCCAATTGAAGAAATAAAGGTTGGAATTGAAATTTTAAAAGCATTGGGATTAAGGAAAAAAGGTGTTGAATTCGTATCTTGTCCTACTTGCGGTAGAACACAAATAAACTTGATAAAAATTGCAGAAGAAGTTGAGAAAAGGCTTGAAAATTATAAAAAAGATATTAAAGTTGCTGTCATGGGATGTGTTGTGAATGGGCCTGGAGAGGCTAGAGAATCTGATATTGGTATTGCTGGTGGAAAAGGAGAAGGAATAATTTTTAAAAAAGGCGAAATCATAAAGAAAGTAAAGGAAGAAGATCTTATTGATGCCCTAATGGAAGAAATAGAAAAATTATGCACAGATGAAAAAGGTGCGGAGCACAATTAAGAAC from the Clostridium beijerinckii genome contains:
- a CDS encoding phosphatidate cytidylyltransferase, whose amino-acid sequence is MKSNNRYLGAAMIAPFIVFVFLGGIYLKCFIFALSAMALWEFYNALKENDFKPMRSAGYILLIIYYLLNNNFENMMYVVVAATFILLIFPVINLKYTFIDTSLTLLGFIYCGILFSFVYLVNVKAHGEFLVWIIFIGSWLSDTAAFYSGKLFGKHKLSPKVSPKKTIEGSIGGLIGATVFTGIFGIVVQKYVNIMPIYNYFIIGILCGLFGQLGDLVASSIKRYVGVKDYSNLIPGHGGVLDRFDSIIFSAAAVFYYLTFIIKI
- a CDS encoding AI-2E family transporter, whose amino-acid sequence is MKNIFKTYKKLFSLLLSFVFVLIGTFFIKYYFKPFLSMIIIIIVCTPIYKIMIKAKIPSKIAGALSIVTVNIIIILVTIYLGSEIFYIIKKLYLTNLEWIEKFIQDISVALNVNFNNLEIGKSVISIINDQNIRKGAVNTGDSVLAYFIGNICAFFILIDKSKILELISMLLPKEMMMRFRDQKENFTQMIGIEGILVIISTMEIIMGFCILGVSNFFALGIVCGILDVLPYVGTIIVFIPIIIYNIIMKNFLTAFGLICLYILVQVIREILEAKFLGDKLDMHPLVILLSIYIGVKIFGVLGILIGPMYSILAKEIIYSTE
- the dxr gene encoding 1-deoxy-D-xylulose-5-phosphate reductoisomerase, with the protein product MKNISILGATGSIGSQTLDVIRKSNGELKLIGVTANTSVKKVIEIIEEFKPFYVGMMDAASAHEIKKYCEEHDKKIKVLEGIEGLDEIASLNEIDMVVTSVVGMIGLEPTMKAIEAKKDIALANKETLVVAGEIVMKAAKENNVKIFPVDSEHSAIFQCLRGNDINTLRKIILTASGGPFRGRTLENLEDIKVEDALKHPKWNMGRKISIDSATLMNKGLEVIEAHWLFNCDYDNIQVVVHPQSIVHSMVEYNDGSIVAQLGAQDMRLPIQYALLYENREKRIADTIDFYEISQLTFEKPDINTFKALSLAFKAGKAGGLMPTILNGANEAAVELFLDRKIKFLQIADIIERCMEVFKAQANKELTLENIIDLDKEVKEYVIKNAVL
- the rseP gene encoding RIP metalloprotease RseP, with protein sequence MYIILAILAFGVLIIVHELGHFTLAKLNGVRVEEFSIGMGPKIFSNQGKETQYSLRLFPIGGYVKMMGEEESVEDERSFSAKSPLRRISIIIAGVFMNYVLAIVIFTFFIHAFGYTNKIPTGVTPDSPASEAGILPGDKIVKVNGMRAFSYDNISAGIVLSNGNPVDISIERNGEKKDVVVTPKKNEQGQLLIGLNFERVQNPGYAESFKQSFNQTASLVSQTFKGLEMIFTGKANLKTDVGGPLTIVKMSAETAKAGIWPLLYFTAFLSVNLAVFNLLPFPALDGGWCVILLIELITRRKVPDKIVGVLNYIGFAALIGLMILVTIKDILFPVKF
- the ispG gene encoding flavodoxin-dependent (E)-4-hydroxy-3-methylbut-2-enyl-diphosphate synthase codes for the protein MERRKSRKVKVGNVFVGGDSPVTVQSMTNTRTKDVESTLNQIEKLYNAGCDIIRCAVLDMEDAESLGEITKRSPIPVVADIHFDYKLALKAIENGVSALRINPGNIGSVDRIKILKEACSEKKIPIRIGVNSGSLEKDILEKYGMPTAEGLVESALRHVKILEDLDFHDIVISIKSSSVQMMIECYRLIAEKCDYPLHLGVTEAGTIQRGTIKSSIGIGTLLAEGIGDTIRVSLTTDPIEEIKVGIEILKALGLRKKGVEFVSCPTCGRTQINLIKIAEEVEKRLENYKKDIKVAVMGCVVNGPGEARESDIGIAGGKGEGIIFKKGEIIKKVKEEDLIDALMEEIEKLCTDEKGAEHN